AATTAAGGGCGATCTGACCGATCTGCGGACGGTCTCTACGTTGCCGGACAATAATTTCAATAAGTGTATTCCAGGATATATATCCGGAATAATAAAGGTATTGACCAATCAACAGCTTCCTTTTGGGTACGGCTCCCTTATGTGAATAAAAATGATCATTCCCAGATTTTGGGTTAGTCGTTTTGGGCGATTTCCGATTTTCGGGTGAACGTTCGGATGCCCGGGGATTTGATTGCTGCATCAAAACGCGTCCATCCCCTTTTATGGCTGCAATCAAACATTCATAGGCTTGTGTCAGGGTTTTAAACCGGTCATTTAAGGATTCTTCATCCTGGCCCAATGCAGCGGCGCGATCCGGATGGTTTTTAAAGACCTGGCAGCGGTATGCATCTTTAATTCCAGACGGTTGAAGATATTTTAAAAATTCTATGGAAACATTAACTTCAGGACCAAACAACACACCACAGGCATCAAATAACTGCGAAGCGGTAGAATATTGATTCATTGAGCCTTCCAGTTCATATTTTGTATTCAAAAAGAAACGAGGACACTGATATTAGCCAAACACTAACAAAATATGAATAATATATAGCCCAATTGTCAAGAACGATTTTCTGATTTTGCAGGGCAAACTTTGGCGAAAGATTTTAATCTCTGTTTTTTAGATGCCACACCCCTGCATAAATTATTGCATGGCTTTGAAAACATCCAGATGGTACTTGTCCTTTTCGGTCATGGAAAGCCAGCGCATCTGCAAAGAGATATCGGCAAAACAGACAGGGGGGATATCCTCATGGATCTGGGCCATGGCATCCTGCCAGTGCAGCAGCATTTGCCCCCGGCCTGGGATGAGCATGCCGTCCAGGTGAAAAAGATCTGTTAGAACCGAGAGGCCCGGCAGGCCGGCCCCGGCCCATTGCATCACCTGGCGCTGCATGGTGCCCTGGAAAAACGGTGTGATTTCAGCAGAGATAAGGGTGAAAAGGATGCTTCGGTTCCCGGGCTCCGGATACAAGTATTGCAGGTCCAGATCAAGGAAGTGTGGGCGAATGTGGGCTGCCGCATTTAAAACAGCATCCGTATCCGGCACAAACCCGGACGTTATAAATACAAACTCCAGGGGCACAAAGGGGTTGTTCTTTGAAACAGTGGCTGTGACCTGGTTAATATAGTCCTGGTCCAGGGCATTGTTGAGAAAAAAGATCTGAAAAGGAGAGGAGACACAACCAGCGAGAGTGTGGATCTCTTCTAAGGGGCGGCGGGTATCCAGGACCAGTTTGGCCAAGAGCCTGCGGTTGTCCGGGCAGATGTAATGGTCCTTTGTACCGGAGGAGATAAAGGATATCTCCAGATCCGGGAACGGCAGAAATGTCCGGTCAAAGGCATCTTCGGCATAATCCAGGGCCTGCACCATATCTTCCTGGGAAAAGGCGGATGTTTCTACCACCGGATAGGGCGGATGGGGCGAAAATTCAAGCCCGAAATTCAAGGCCTGTCTGCGAAAGGCGGTCCCCGGCAGGACCAGCAGAGGAAACACCTGTATATGGTCCTGGAAATCATGCTCAAGAATGAAATCCACGCTGTTTCGAAACCCTTGCGGGGTGTCGCCGGGCAGACCGAAAATCAAATCAATCGTGGCCTCTATGCCCTGTTTTTGGAGCGCGTTTACACCGTTGACAAATCGCTTCAAATCCGTGGGCCTGTTCATGGTATCAAGGGCCGTGGGATCGGTGCTTTGCAGTCCGACCTCAAATTGCCTGAATCCGGCAGCGGCATATTGAAATGCCATGTGGTCCGTGACGGATTCTGCCCGAATTTCACTGATAATAGACATTTTTTTTGAAGCATTCAGGGTCGATATAGTTTCAAGCAATGAGGGCAGTTTGGGTCTGGCATTCAGGGAGGGATCCATCAGGTAAAGCTCTCTGGCATCATTGTTTAATGCCCACTCAATGCCTTGTATCACCGTTTTACTGTCGGCAATATCCCGTTTTTTTCTGGCTTTGGAATAATAACAGAATCCGCATTTGTAAGGGCACCCCCTTTGGGTTTCCAGGAGCATCACCTGCCCGGGCCCAAGATCAAGATGTCCGTTGACATAGGGCGATCCTTTGGCCAGCATGGATTCTTGCGCCGGACCATCATGGCTGAGCACTTCAGGCGCTAGGGGATTCAGGTCCCGGGATTTTTTCTGCAGTTCCCTGTTCTGCTGAATGTGGTTCTCCAGGATTTGCCGAAACAGGGTTTCTCCTTGGCCGATCACAAGATAATCAATAAACTTCGGAAAATCGCCAATGGTATCTTCAGTGACCTGGGGGCCGCCGAAAATCAATTTGGCACCGGTTTTTTCTTTAATCTGCCGGGCCAGAAAAACAGACCTATCCATATTCCAGGCAAACACAGTGAACCCGACAAGATCCGGGGTTCGGTCACAGATCTCCCGGACGATGGCCTGATCCCCGGCCCAGGACAACGCGGTTTCAGGCAAAAGGTCCACATGCCAGCCGGGGACATCTTGGGCCGCCTGTTTAAGGCAAGCCCCGGCCAAAGGGATATTTCCCGTGTACAGCCCCAGGTTAAGCCTGGGGATGGGTAGTTGGATCAGCAGGGCTTTTTTCATGACGATAGCTTAACCATGGTTAAAGGTAATTTAAGGCCTAAACATTAGTCCAGAAGCCAGGATTCATGATTATAATAGGATAACAGCACAGGAAAAAGAAGGGTGTTTATTTCAGTGTGACAACTTTGGTTCATGCCTTTGCCGAATACGAGCTCGCGTCTGAACCCCTCGGGGGTCAGAAACCGGGTAGGCACGGTAAATTCAAGTTGTGAAATCCGTTGTTTTACAAGGCCATTGTTCCAATTTTGACGACTGCATAAAAACCAGCCCCAATCCCCGAACGAGGGTACATTTTCATGGTATGGCAGAATGCAAAATCCGGCCGCGGTAAGTGTCCTGCCAATGCA
This window of the uncultured Desulfobacter sp. genome carries:
- a CDS encoding DnaJ domain-containing protein, with the protein product MNQYSTASQLFDACGVLFGPEVNVSIEFLKYLQPSGIKDAYRCQVFKNHPDRAAALGQDEESLNDRFKTLTQAYECLIAAIKGDGRVLMQQSNPRASERSPENRKSPKTTNPKSGNDHFYSHKGAVPKRKLLIGQYLYYSGYISWNTLIEIIVRQRRDRPQIGQIALNWGLIDSDQLLYILTNRKFSEKFGDYAVRNEYFTQCNLLALLYKQKKLQRPIGHYLLKYGFGPVVLERLVRKQKCHNRNATFK
- a CDS encoding B12-binding domain-containing radical SAM protein, which translates into the protein MKKALLIQLPIPRLNLGLYTGNIPLAGACLKQAAQDVPGWHVDLLPETALSWAGDQAIVREICDRTPDLVGFTVFAWNMDRSVFLARQIKEKTGAKLIFGGPQVTEDTIGDFPKFIDYLVIGQGETLFRQILENHIQQNRELQKKSRDLNPLAPEVLSHDGPAQESMLAKGSPYVNGHLDLGPGQVMLLETQRGCPYKCGFCYYSKARKKRDIADSKTVIQGIEWALNNDARELYLMDPSLNARPKLPSLLETISTLNASKKMSIISEIRAESVTDHMAFQYAAAGFRQFEVGLQSTDPTALDTMNRPTDLKRFVNGVNALQKQGIEATIDLIFGLPGDTPQGFRNSVDFILEHDFQDHIQVFPLLVLPGTAFRRQALNFGLEFSPHPPYPVVETSAFSQEDMVQALDYAEDAFDRTFLPFPDLEISFISSGTKDHYICPDNRRLLAKLVLDTRRPLEEIHTLAGCVSSPFQIFFLNNALDQDYINQVTATVSKNNPFVPLEFVFITSGFVPDTDAVLNAAAHIRPHFLDLDLQYLYPEPGNRSILFTLISAEITPFFQGTMQRQVMQWAGAGLPGLSVLTDLFHLDGMLIPGRGQMLLHWQDAMAQIHEDIPPVCFADISLQMRWLSMTEKDKYHLDVFKAMQ